The proteins below come from a single Pelagibaculum spongiae genomic window:
- a CDS encoding gamma-glutamylcyclotransferase family protein, whose product MKYFAYGSNMSQLRIRQRISAEQICSGKLIGYQLRFHKSGDDGSAKCDAFYTGKSDDIVFGVLYEIDNEAKKKLDKIEGLGAGYQQKQLYILDLQDDVHLAIGYVATSIVYSLKPYDWYLQHVLVGARQALLPAGYLEKLQNIDAVEDKNIERSHQEKSLYY is encoded by the coding sequence ATGAAATATTTTGCTTATGGCTCGAACATGTCTCAGTTGCGGATTCGACAAAGAATCAGCGCTGAGCAAATTTGCAGTGGCAAGCTGATTGGCTACCAACTTCGCTTTCATAAGTCTGGTGATGATGGTTCAGCCAAATGTGATGCGTTTTATACTGGAAAATCTGACGATATTGTTTTTGGTGTACTGTATGAAATTGATAACGAAGCAAAAAAGAAGTTAGATAAAATCGAAGGGCTTGGTGCGGGCTATCAGCAAAAGCAACTATATATTCTTGATCTTCAGGATGATGTTCATTTAGCTATTGGTTATGTTGCAACATCAATCGTTTATTCATTAAAGCCTTATGATTGGTATTTACAACATGTTTTAGTTGGGGCCAGACAAGCATTGTTACCTGCTGGCTATTTAGAAAAACTGCAAAACATAGACGCAGTTGAAGATAAAAATATCGAACGGAGCCATCAAGAAAAATCATTATATTATTAA
- a CDS encoding NAD-dependent malic enzyme produces MGLFNRLDQTVIETSVRGTELLEAPLLNKGTAFTAQERSTLRLDGLLPCRVETMQDQLDRAKITYNKQTTDLRRHVYLRSLQDNNETLFYAFLQQHLTSVLPIIYTPTVGKACQLFSEIYRKPRGLFISHDLIDSIDQMLANVPQDIKVIVVTDGERILGLGDLGIGGIGISIGKLSLYTAIGGIDPYTTLPVTLDAGTNNQELLDDPNYLGHRYNRLDEERYYQMTDAFIAAVKRRWPKVLLQFEDFAITHASPLLARYQDQLCCFNDDIQGTASVTLGTILAAAQRANVPFKDMRVTIVGAGSAGSGIAETIIQAKVAQGATEANARAQIFMVDRLGLVLDNQPDLYPFQQALAHPVSITKTWGTTGERADLLQVVEHAKPHAIVGVCGQPGIFTEAVMKQMAKNHSQPIIMPLSNPTARAEAIPEDVLNWTEGKALVATGSPFNPVKIGETEHVIAQCNNTYIFPGIGLGVLAAKASRISENMLQAAALELSQISNGDFSPGDSLLPPLEDLAVVSHKIAVAVAKQAIADGYSKLESSDAAIEQAIEAIYWRPKYQKTLAS; encoded by the coding sequence TTAAATAAGGGCACCGCATTTACCGCTCAAGAAAGATCAACCTTGCGACTCGATGGCTTACTGCCATGTCGAGTGGAAACCATGCAAGACCAGCTAGATCGAGCCAAGATTACCTATAACAAACAGACGACCGACTTGCGCCGTCATGTTTATTTAAGAAGTCTGCAAGATAACAATGAAACACTGTTTTATGCTTTTTTACAGCAGCATCTAACTTCAGTGCTACCGATTATTTACACTCCTACAGTCGGAAAAGCATGTCAGTTATTTTCTGAGATTTACCGCAAACCACGCGGATTATTTATCTCCCACGACCTAATTGATTCCATCGATCAAATGCTAGCCAACGTGCCACAAGATATTAAAGTGATTGTGGTCACTGATGGTGAGCGGATTTTAGGACTGGGTGATTTAGGTATTGGCGGTATTGGTATTTCGATCGGTAAATTATCTTTGTATACCGCCATTGGTGGCATAGACCCTTATACCACCTTGCCAGTGACACTGGATGCCGGTACCAATAACCAAGAGCTACTCGATGATCCAAACTATTTGGGCCATCGCTATAATCGTCTTGATGAAGAGCGCTATTACCAGATGACCGATGCGTTTATCGCCGCGGTTAAGCGCCGTTGGCCAAAAGTTTTACTACAATTCGAAGACTTTGCTATCACCCATGCCAGCCCTCTATTGGCGCGCTATCAAGATCAGTTGTGCTGCTTTAATGATGATATTCAAGGCACCGCCTCTGTCACCTTGGGTACTATTCTCGCTGCTGCTCAGCGAGCCAATGTTCCTTTTAAAGATATGCGCGTGACGATTGTCGGTGCAGGCTCAGCAGGCTCTGGTATTGCAGAAACCATTATTCAAGCCAAGGTTGCGCAAGGTGCTACCGAGGCCAATGCTAGAGCACAAATCTTCATGGTCGATCGCCTTGGGTTAGTGCTAGATAATCAGCCAGATTTATATCCCTTCCAGCAAGCTTTGGCGCATCCGGTATCTATTACCAAAACTTGGGGCACTACCGGTGAACGGGCCGATTTATTGCAAGTGGTTGAACATGCTAAGCCGCATGCCATCGTCGGTGTTTGTGGTCAGCCAGGTATTTTCACTGAGGCAGTCATGAAGCAAATGGCTAAGAACCATAGCCAGCCAATCATTATGCCGCTGTCTAACCCGACCGCTCGTGCTGAGGCAATCCCTGAAGATGTTTTAAATTGGACTGAAGGCAAAGCGCTAGTCGCAACCGGCAGCCCGTTTAATCCGGTAAAAATCGGTGAAACTGAACACGTGATTGCCCAGTGCAATAACACTTATATTTTCCCTGGTATTGGCTTAGGTGTTTTGGCTGCAAAAGCCTCGCGGATCAGTGAGAATATGCTGCAAGCTGCGGCTTTGGAATTATCACAAATTAGTAACGGCGATTTCTCTCCTGGCGATTCATTGTTGCCACCGCTGGAAGATCTCGCTGTAGTCAGTCACAAAATTGCTGTAGCGGTTGCTAAGCAAGCGATCGCGGATGGTTACAGTAAATTAGAATCTTCAGATGCCGCAATTGAACAAGCGATTGAAGCAATTTACTGGCGCCCGAAATACCAGAAAACACTCGCTAGTTAG